The Oncorhynchus tshawytscha isolate Ot180627B linkage group LG08, Otsh_v2.0, whole genome shotgun sequence genome window below encodes:
- the LOC112241410 gene encoding septin-8-A isoform X2, whose protein sequence is MAATDIDIFANEEKRSLELGGHVGFDSLPDQLVRKSVTQGFCFNILCVGETGIGKSTLMNTLFNTLFEAEEASHYQNGVYLRPRTYDLKESNVQLKLTVVDTVGFGDQINKEESFKPIVDYIDTQFETYLQEEMKIKRSLFDYHDTRIHICLYFIAPTGHSLKSLDLVTMKKLDSKVNIIPIIAKADTISKSELHKFKIKIMSELVSNGVQIHQFPTEDEAVTEINSSMNAHLPFAVVGSVEEVKVGNKMVKARLYPWGTVQVENESHCDFVKLREMLLRVNMEDLREQTHARHYELYRRCKLEELGFTDTDPDNKPFSLQETYEAKRKEFLGDLQHKEDEMRQMFVNKVKETEAELKEKERELHERFEQLKRMHQEEKRNLEEKRSDLDEEMNAFNRRKVAAETLMGQSLQGSSQPFRKDKKN, encoded by the exons ATGGCCGCCACGGACATAGACATCTTCGCT AATGAAGAGAAGCGTAGTCTGGAGCTGGGCGGCCATGTTGGGTTTGACAGTCTTCCAGACCAGTTGGTCAGGAAATCAGTCACACAGGGATTCTGCTTCAACATCCTGTGTGTCG GTGAGACAGGGATAGGGAAGTCAACGTTGATGAACACGCTGTTCAACACACTGTTTGAGGCCGAGGAGGCCAGCCACTACCAGAACGGTGTGTATCTGCGGCCCAGGACCTATGACCTGAAGGAGAGCAACGTTCAGCTCAAACTGACCGTAGTCGACACTGTGGGGTTCGGAGACCAGATCAACAAGGAGGAGAG CTTCAAACCCATAGTGGACTACATCGACACCCAGTTTGAGACCTACCTGCAGGAGGAGATGAAGATCAAACGTTCCCTGTTCGACTACCACGACACCAGGATCCATATCTGTCTCTACTTCATCGCCCCAACCGGACACTCTCTTAAATCACTGGATCTGGTCACCATGAAGAAACTGGACAGCAAG GTAAACATCATCCCCATCATTGCCAAGGCAGACACCATATCTAAGAGCGAGCTGCACAAGTTCAAGATCAAGATCATGTCAGAGTTGGTGAGCAACGGTGTTCAGATCCACCAGTTCCCCACTGAGGACGAGGCTGTCACCGAGATCAACTCCTCTATGAAT GCCCATCTGCCCTTTGCTGTGGTGGGGAGTGTTGAGGAGGTTAAAGTGGGTAATAAGATGGTGAAAGCCAGACTGTACCCCTGGGGAACTGTACAGG TGGAGAACGAGAGCCACTGTGACTTTGTGAAGCTGAGAGAGATGTTGCTGAGAGTGAACATGGAAGACCTGAGAGAGCAGACTCACGCCAGACACTACGAGCTCTACAGACGCTGCAAACTGGAGGAGTTGGGCTTCACAGATACAGACCCCGACAACAAACCCTTTAG TCTGCAGGAGACGTATGAGGCCAAGAGGAAAGAGTTCCTGGGGGATCTGCAGCATAAGGAGGACGAGATGAGACAGATGTTTGTCAACAAGGTGAAGGAGACCGAGGCAGAGctgaaagaaaaggagagagag ctCCATGAGAGGTTTGAGCAGCTGAAGAGGATGcaccaggaggagaagaggaatctggaggagaagaggagcgaTCTGGATGAAGAGATGAACGCATTCAACAGGAGGAAGGTGGCAGCTGAGACGCTGATGGGTCAGTCTCTACAGGGATCCTCACAACCGTTCAGAAAGGACAAGAAGAA TTGA
- the LOC112241410 gene encoding septin-8-A isoform X1: MAATDIDIFANEEKRSLELGGHVGFDSLPDQLVRKSVTQGFCFNILCVGETGIGKSTLMNTLFNTLFEAEEASHYQNGVYLRPRTYDLKESNVQLKLTVVDTVGFGDQINKEESFKPIVDYIDTQFETYLQEEMKIKRSLFDYHDTRIHICLYFIAPTGHSLKSLDLVTMKKLDSKVNIIPIIAKADTISKSELHKFKIKIMSELVSNGVQIHQFPTEDEAVTEINSSMNAHLPFAVVGSVEEVKVGNKMVKARLYPWGTVQVENESHCDFVKLREMLLRVNMEDLREQTHARHYELYRRCKLEELGFTDTDPDNKPFSLQETYEAKRKEFLGDLQHKEDEMRQMFVNKVKETEAELKEKERELHERFEQLKRMHQEEKRNLEEKRSDLDEEMNAFNRRKVAAETLMGQSLQGSSQPFRKDKKNFFSLPSACSLTAGRNLN; encoded by the exons ATGGCCGCCACGGACATAGACATCTTCGCT AATGAAGAGAAGCGTAGTCTGGAGCTGGGCGGCCATGTTGGGTTTGACAGTCTTCCAGACCAGTTGGTCAGGAAATCAGTCACACAGGGATTCTGCTTCAACATCCTGTGTGTCG GTGAGACAGGGATAGGGAAGTCAACGTTGATGAACACGCTGTTCAACACACTGTTTGAGGCCGAGGAGGCCAGCCACTACCAGAACGGTGTGTATCTGCGGCCCAGGACCTATGACCTGAAGGAGAGCAACGTTCAGCTCAAACTGACCGTAGTCGACACTGTGGGGTTCGGAGACCAGATCAACAAGGAGGAGAG CTTCAAACCCATAGTGGACTACATCGACACCCAGTTTGAGACCTACCTGCAGGAGGAGATGAAGATCAAACGTTCCCTGTTCGACTACCACGACACCAGGATCCATATCTGTCTCTACTTCATCGCCCCAACCGGACACTCTCTTAAATCACTGGATCTGGTCACCATGAAGAAACTGGACAGCAAG GTAAACATCATCCCCATCATTGCCAAGGCAGACACCATATCTAAGAGCGAGCTGCACAAGTTCAAGATCAAGATCATGTCAGAGTTGGTGAGCAACGGTGTTCAGATCCACCAGTTCCCCACTGAGGACGAGGCTGTCACCGAGATCAACTCCTCTATGAAT GCCCATCTGCCCTTTGCTGTGGTGGGGAGTGTTGAGGAGGTTAAAGTGGGTAATAAGATGGTGAAAGCCAGACTGTACCCCTGGGGAACTGTACAGG TGGAGAACGAGAGCCACTGTGACTTTGTGAAGCTGAGAGAGATGTTGCTGAGAGTGAACATGGAAGACCTGAGAGAGCAGACTCACGCCAGACACTACGAGCTCTACAGACGCTGCAAACTGGAGGAGTTGGGCTTCACAGATACAGACCCCGACAACAAACCCTTTAG TCTGCAGGAGACGTATGAGGCCAAGAGGAAAGAGTTCCTGGGGGATCTGCAGCATAAGGAGGACGAGATGAGACAGATGTTTGTCAACAAGGTGAAGGAGACCGAGGCAGAGctgaaagaaaaggagagagag ctCCATGAGAGGTTTGAGCAGCTGAAGAGGATGcaccaggaggagaagaggaatctggaggagaagaggagcgaTCTGGATGAAGAGATGAACGCATTCAACAGGAGGAAGGTGGCAGCTGAGACGCTGATGGGTCAGTCTCTACAGGGATCCTCACAACCGTTCAGAAAGGACAAGAAGAA CTTCTTTAGTCTTCCGTCTGCGTGCTCCCTAACAGCAGGAAGGAATTTAAATTAG
- the LOC112241418 gene encoding cyclin-G1 isoform X1: MLPTVTGPGALAFAVQLKALTDQEFRYQPKLSGLRIIETAHDNGLRMTARLREYEVKDLLSLTRFFGFSAETFSLAVNLLDRFLAVMKIQPKHLSCVGLSCFYIAVKTTEEKKNVPMANELIRISQNRFTVSDMMRMEKIILQKLYWKVKAPTALYFLRLFYRRIQDTLEDDCKEIMNVERLEAQLKACHCSFTFSKVKPSLLALSLLALELQEQHDHEHIDKLLNTFQCLQQQLTPKVPPPPRLVPNEYNPESEGVLCPEWSPMRLGKSIAVATENKVWSSACWSPKDYCSTDDLMLRVHGKCPRRRPGYRDRVGYEVSD; the protein is encoded by the exons aTGCTTCCCACAGTGACTGGACCAGGGGCTCTGGCCTTTGCTGTGCAGTTGAAGGCCTTGACTGACCAGGAGTTCAGGTACCAGCCCAAGCTGAGCGGGCTGAGGATCATTGAGACGGCCCATGATAACGGCCTGAGGATGACCGCCCGGCTCAGGGAGTACGAGGTGAAGGACCTCCTGTCTCTGACCAGGTTCTTTGGCTTCAGTGCAGAGACCTTCTCCCTGGCCGTCAACCTGCTGGACCGCTTCCTCGCTGTAATGAAG ATCCAGCCGAAGCACCTGTCATGCGTGGGCCTGTCCTGTTTCTACATCGCTGTGAAGACCACGGAGGAGAAGAAGAATGTCCCCATGGCCAACGAGCTGATCCGGATCAGCCAGAACCGCTTCACTGTGTCTGACATGATGAGGATGGAGAAGATCATTCTGCAGAAACTCTACTGGAAGGTCAAAGCCCCCACAGCCCTCTACTTCCTCAGGCTGTTCTACCGCCGGATACAGGACACGCTTGAAGATGACTG CAAGGAGATCATGAACGTTGAGAGACTAGAAGCACAGCTGAAAGCCTGCCATTGCTCTTTCACTTTCTCCAAAGTCAAG ccCTCTCTGCTTGCCCTGTCCTTGTTGGCCTTGGAGCTTCAGGAGCAGCATGACCATGAGCACATAGACAAGCTGCTCAACACCTTCCAGTGTCTACAGCAGCAACTCACT CCCAAGGTCCCCCCTCCAccccgtttggtgcctaatgaatacaacccagaaTCGGAAGGTGTTCTGTGTCCTGAATGGAGCCCTATGCGCCTGGGCAAAAGTATTGCAGTCGCTACAGAGAATAAGGTGTGGAGCTCTGCGTGTTGGAGCCCCAAGGACTATTGCTCAACGGATGACCTAATGTTGAGAGTTCATGGCAAAT GTCCGAGAAGGAGACCTGGTTATCGTGACAGAGTTGGCTATGAAGTGTCTGATTGA
- the LOC112241418 gene encoding cyclin-G1 isoform X2 — protein sequence MLPTVTGPGALAFAVQLKALTDQEFRYQPKLSGLRIIETAHDNGLRMTARLREYEVKDLLSLTRFFGFSAETFSLAVNLLDRFLAVMKIQPKHLSCVGLSCFYIAVKTTEEKKNVPMANELIRISQNRFTVSDMMRMEKIILQKLYWKVKAPTALYFLRLFYRRIQDTLEDDCKEIMNVERLEAQLKACHCSFTFSKVKPSLLALSLLALELQEQHDHEHIDKLLNTFQCLQQQLTPKVPPPPRLVPNEYNPESEGVLCPEWSPMRLGKSIAVATENKVWSSACWSPKDYCSTDDLMLRVHGKCRSEKETWLS from the exons aTGCTTCCCACAGTGACTGGACCAGGGGCTCTGGCCTTTGCTGTGCAGTTGAAGGCCTTGACTGACCAGGAGTTCAGGTACCAGCCCAAGCTGAGCGGGCTGAGGATCATTGAGACGGCCCATGATAACGGCCTGAGGATGACCGCCCGGCTCAGGGAGTACGAGGTGAAGGACCTCCTGTCTCTGACCAGGTTCTTTGGCTTCAGTGCAGAGACCTTCTCCCTGGCCGTCAACCTGCTGGACCGCTTCCTCGCTGTAATGAAG ATCCAGCCGAAGCACCTGTCATGCGTGGGCCTGTCCTGTTTCTACATCGCTGTGAAGACCACGGAGGAGAAGAAGAATGTCCCCATGGCCAACGAGCTGATCCGGATCAGCCAGAACCGCTTCACTGTGTCTGACATGATGAGGATGGAGAAGATCATTCTGCAGAAACTCTACTGGAAGGTCAAAGCCCCCACAGCCCTCTACTTCCTCAGGCTGTTCTACCGCCGGATACAGGACACGCTTGAAGATGACTG CAAGGAGATCATGAACGTTGAGAGACTAGAAGCACAGCTGAAAGCCTGCCATTGCTCTTTCACTTTCTCCAAAGTCAAG ccCTCTCTGCTTGCCCTGTCCTTGTTGGCCTTGGAGCTTCAGGAGCAGCATGACCATGAGCACATAGACAAGCTGCTCAACACCTTCCAGTGTCTACAGCAGCAACTCACT CCCAAGGTCCCCCCTCCAccccgtttggtgcctaatgaatacaacccagaaTCGGAAGGTGTTCTGTGTCCTGAATGGAGCCCTATGCGCCTGGGCAAAAGTATTGCAGTCGCTACAGAGAATAAGGTGTGGAGCTCTGCGTGTTGGAGCCCCAAGGACTATTGCTCAACGGATGACCTAATGTTGAGAGTTCATGGCAAATGTAG GTCCGAGAAGGAGACCTGGTTATCGTGA
- the LOC112241418 gene encoding cyclin-G1 isoform X3 — MLPTVTGPGALAFAVQLKALTDQEFRYQPKLSGLRIIETAHDNGLRMTARLREYEVKDLLSLTRFFGFSAETFSLAVNLLDRFLAVMKIQPKHLSCVGLSCFYIAVKTTEEKKNVPMANELIRISQNRFTVSDMMRMEKIILQKLYWKVKAPTALYFLRLFYRRIQDTLEDDCKEIMNVERLEAQLKACHCSFTFSKVKPSLLALSLLALELQEQHDHEHIDKLLNTFQCLQQQLTVREGDLVIVTELAMKCLIEYSTTRVSRPNSQRLRWILSGRTQRTLKHSYYKIAHMPTIPESAY, encoded by the exons aTGCTTCCCACAGTGACTGGACCAGGGGCTCTGGCCTTTGCTGTGCAGTTGAAGGCCTTGACTGACCAGGAGTTCAGGTACCAGCCCAAGCTGAGCGGGCTGAGGATCATTGAGACGGCCCATGATAACGGCCTGAGGATGACCGCCCGGCTCAGGGAGTACGAGGTGAAGGACCTCCTGTCTCTGACCAGGTTCTTTGGCTTCAGTGCAGAGACCTTCTCCCTGGCCGTCAACCTGCTGGACCGCTTCCTCGCTGTAATGAAG ATCCAGCCGAAGCACCTGTCATGCGTGGGCCTGTCCTGTTTCTACATCGCTGTGAAGACCACGGAGGAGAAGAAGAATGTCCCCATGGCCAACGAGCTGATCCGGATCAGCCAGAACCGCTTCACTGTGTCTGACATGATGAGGATGGAGAAGATCATTCTGCAGAAACTCTACTGGAAGGTCAAAGCCCCCACAGCCCTCTACTTCCTCAGGCTGTTCTACCGCCGGATACAGGACACGCTTGAAGATGACTG CAAGGAGATCATGAACGTTGAGAGACTAGAAGCACAGCTGAAAGCCTGCCATTGCTCTTTCACTTTCTCCAAAGTCAAG ccCTCTCTGCTTGCCCTGTCCTTGTTGGCCTTGGAGCTTCAGGAGCAGCATGACCATGAGCACATAGACAAGCTGCTCAACACCTTCCAGTGTCTACAGCAGCAACTCACT GTCCGAGAAGGAGACCTGGTTATCGTGACAGAGTTGGCTATGAAGTGTCTGATTGAGTATTCAACCACCAGGGTCTCCAGGCCCAACAGCCAGAGGCTTCGTTGGATCCTCTCTGGCAGAACGCAACGCACATTGAAACACAGCTACTACAAGATTGCCCATATGCCCACAATCCCCGAGTCCGCCTACTGa